One genomic segment of uncultured Desulfobacter sp. includes these proteins:
- a CDS encoding methyltransferase produces the protein MGNFIWNPGTLLETSGYYWRTCTLHAAVRLDIFTVIGTGGKTARQVSDALKADLRGLTMLLNALSALQLLKKDGDIYLNTEPAEMFLSKSSDTYIGFMIMHHYHLLDSWHHMPEGILSGQPTRERSSFSDEERRESFLMGMFNIGMATAPKVAKEINLTGCTRLLDMGGGPGTFAIHFCMANPNLEAVVFDLETTRPFAEKTIARFNLEDRVKFSPGDFTTDTPQEGEPFDAAWLSHVLHGEGPEQARKVIAHAIKALKPGSRIFIHEFILDDTFDGPLFPALFSLNMFLGTPEGQSYSQQQLSDMLTAFGCTDITRHPFVGPNQSGILSAKTAERCCFQESEK, from the coding sequence ATGGGAAATTTCATTTGGAACCCAGGTACGCTTCTTGAGACATCCGGCTACTACTGGCGAACCTGCACACTCCACGCAGCAGTCAGGCTCGATATTTTCACAGTCATCGGCACCGGAGGGAAAACCGCTCGGCAGGTCAGTGATGCACTCAAAGCCGACCTTCGGGGGCTGACCATGCTTCTGAATGCCCTGAGCGCCCTGCAACTGCTGAAAAAGGACGGTGACATCTATTTAAACACAGAACCTGCTGAAATGTTCCTTTCAAAATCTTCCGACACATACATCGGATTCATGATCATGCATCATTATCATCTCCTGGACTCCTGGCATCACATGCCTGAAGGCATCCTGTCGGGCCAACCAACACGGGAGCGTTCTTCATTCTCCGATGAAGAACGGCGGGAAAGCTTTTTAATGGGGATGTTCAACATCGGTATGGCCACGGCACCGAAGGTGGCAAAAGAGATAAATTTGACCGGATGCACCCGATTGCTCGACATGGGTGGCGGGCCAGGCACCTTTGCAATTCATTTCTGCATGGCAAATCCGAATCTTGAGGCTGTAGTGTTCGATCTTGAAACTACCCGGCCTTTCGCCGAAAAGACCATTGCCCGATTCAACCTTGAAGACCGGGTTAAATTTTCTCCCGGTGATTTTACCACAGATACACCGCAGGAAGGCGAACCGTTTGATGCTGCCTGGCTCTCCCATGTACTCCACGGCGAGGGACCGGAACAGGCCAGAAAAGTCATTGCGCACGCAATTAAGGCCTTAAAACCAGGCAGCCGTATTTTCATCCACGAATTCATCCTGGATGACACCTTTGACGGGCCGCTATTTCCAGCACTTTTCTCACTGAACATGTTCCTGGGGACACCGGAGGGCCAGTCCTACAGCCAGCAGCAACTTTCGGACATGCTCACCGCATTCGGCTGCACAGATATCACACGGCATCCATTTGTCGGTCCGAACCAGTCCGGTATATTAAGTGCAAAAACCGCAGAGAGATGCTGTTTTCAAGAATCTGAAAAATAA
- a CDS encoding MoxR family ATPase — protein MAGFDTYTKLFQSITNVIKGQDNTITLLLSGFAAGGHILLEDAPGNGKTTLAKALAFSADADFKRIQFTPDLLPSDVCGVSIFDPSTHEFRLHKGPVFTNILLADEINRASPRTQSALLEAMAESQVSIDGKILNLEDFFFVIATQNSVESRGTYPLPEAQMDRFALKLSMGYVGPQDEVAILTNQERKEPVNAVNPCVTKSEILAMKEAVDHVFITEELKYYIVNLVGQTRNHKGITLGAGHRASITLMKTAKAYALFSGSDFVTPEHIQELAIPVMAHRLVLNPEFSFAGNSSAGAIHDIVRSTKAPG, from the coding sequence ATGGCGGGATTTGACACCTATACAAAGCTGTTTCAAAGCATTACCAATGTTATAAAAGGCCAGGATAACACCATCACCCTGCTGCTCTCAGGCTTTGCCGCAGGCGGGCATATCCTGCTTGAGGATGCCCCCGGTAACGGCAAAACCACCCTAGCCAAGGCCCTGGCGTTTTCTGCAGACGCAGATTTCAAAAGAATACAGTTCACACCGGACCTTTTACCTTCGGATGTATGCGGTGTCTCCATCTTTGATCCGTCAACACATGAGTTCAGGCTTCATAAAGGCCCGGTCTTTACCAATATTCTTTTGGCCGATGAAATCAACCGGGCATCGCCGAGAACCCAGTCCGCCCTGCTTGAAGCCATGGCAGAGTCCCAGGTCAGCATTGACGGAAAAATTTTAAACCTGGAGGATTTCTTTTTTGTCATTGCCACCCAGAACTCTGTGGAGTCCAGGGGCACCTATCCGTTGCCCGAGGCCCAGATGGACCGCTTTGCCCTGAAACTGTCCATGGGCTATGTGGGCCCCCAGGACGAGGTGGCCATCCTGACAAACCAGGAAAGAAAAGAGCCGGTTAATGCGGTCAATCCCTGTGTTACTAAATCGGAAATCCTGGCCATGAAAGAGGCTGTGGACCATGTGTTTATCACCGAAGAGCTTAAATATTATATTGTAAACCTTGTGGGGCAGACCAGGAATCATAAAGGCATCACCCTGGGTGCCGGGCACAGAGCCTCCATCACCCTGATGAAGACGGCCAAAGCCTATGCCCTTTTTTCAGGCAGTGATTTTGTCACGCCCGAACATATCCAGGAACTGGCCATACCGGTGATGGCCCACCGCCTGGTCCTGAACCCGGAATTTAGTTTCGCCGGCAACTCAAGCGCCGGCGCCATTCACGATATTGTCAGATCCACCAAAGCGCCGGGGTAA
- a CDS encoding DUF58 domain-containing protein, producing the protein MEKASTKFLYRAYTQFARYGFWKKNKFSMAGNFLIYALILTACLGLDSFRSMVYQLFSLLLSLFAVSAILSFKSPKGLLAKRILPEFATAGTPVSYTILVENRTGRHKKGFEIRERFSNAIPSLQTFANTKEPHEHLRNSWDRKLKMKRWQWLIRQKKNAVVTRRPVPNVPPEGRVAIRTKLTPLNRGYIYLKGFTFFKKEPLGFMRAFYHTTNEARLLVLPRRYHVPELDLPGSRKHHTGGIALTSKVGDSDEFISLREYRPGDPMRLIHWKSFAKTGKLIIRENRDEYFVRHALILDTHAPEGATQGFETAVSLAASYVSNLGTGESLLDLFFAGNRVYHYASGRGLLGNTKFLEILALIQPTKDNSFAPISRAVLKYKKRLSGCILILNCMDNERLDFINSLKANSITTTAFLVADTNTEHPSGPVHLVDPNNIEASLNKAGQIS; encoded by the coding sequence GTGGAAAAGGCATCAACAAAATTTCTTTACCGCGCGTATACCCAATTTGCCAGGTATGGTTTCTGGAAAAAAAACAAATTTTCCATGGCCGGAAATTTTTTGATCTATGCCTTGATTCTAACCGCCTGCCTTGGCCTGGATAGCTTCAGAAGCATGGTTTACCAGCTCTTCTCGTTATTGCTCTCTTTATTTGCAGTTTCCGCCATCCTATCCTTTAAATCCCCCAAAGGCCTTTTGGCAAAGCGGATTCTGCCGGAATTCGCTACCGCAGGCACCCCTGTCAGCTACACCATCCTTGTTGAAAACAGGACCGGCCGCCATAAAAAGGGCTTTGAAATCCGGGAACGTTTCAGCAACGCGATTCCCTCCCTGCAGACGTTTGCCAACACCAAAGAACCCCATGAGCACTTACGAAATTCCTGGGACAGAAAACTCAAAATGAAGCGCTGGCAATGGCTGATTCGCCAAAAAAAGAATGCGGTTGTAACACGCCGACCGGTGCCGAACGTCCCCCCGGAAGGCCGGGTGGCCATCCGGACGAAACTGACACCTTTAAATCGGGGGTACATTTATTTAAAAGGATTCACATTTTTTAAAAAAGAACCCCTTGGTTTCATGCGCGCCTTTTATCATACGACCAACGAAGCACGGCTTTTAGTTCTGCCCAGGCGCTATCATGTCCCGGAGCTGGACCTGCCGGGGTCCAGAAAACACCATACAGGCGGCATTGCCCTGACATCAAAGGTAGGCGACTCCGATGAATTCATCTCTCTAAGGGAGTACAGACCCGGTGATCCCATGCGCTTGATCCATTGGAAAAGCTTTGCCAAAACCGGAAAACTCATTATCCGGGAAAACCGGGACGAATATTTTGTCAGACATGCCTTGATCCTGGATACCCATGCGCCGGAAGGCGCAACCCAGGGGTTTGAGACAGCCGTAAGTTTAGCCGCCTCCTATGTATCAAACCTGGGCACGGGCGAATCTTTGCTGGATCTTTTCTTTGCAGGCAACCGGGTCTATCATTATGCTTCAGGCAGGGGGCTTTTGGGCAACACAAAATTTTTAGAAATCCTTGCATTGATTCAACCCACAAAAGACAACTCCTTTGCACCAATATCCCGGGCTGTGCTCAAGTACAAAAAACGTTTAAGCGGCTGCATTTTAATACTCAACTGTATGGACAATGAACGTTTAGACTTTATAAATAGCTTGAAGGCAAACAGCATCACCACAACCGCCTTTCTTGTGGCCGATACAAATACGGAACACCCCAGTGGCCCTGTTCACCTGGTTGATCCCAACAATATTGAAGCGAGTTTGAACAAGGCAGGACAGATCTCATGA
- a CDS encoding transglutaminase domain-containing protein, which yields MKTIPLTMATALVFWGHQTGYLIPACFMGVVIELARFIKVRWDPSLDQVNKISDTCMVCLAGTVIYFVSLDIETALVNILRYLPVFAFPLIIVQEYSAAGNIDVRSLYLFKKKIVEETKAIRINLSLGFIVICLTSVAAVNNRLFPYYPVALGIIVVVLFFQRTKGADTRIWVAAVIVAAIMGYFLQAGFHHAQRVMTRRAWSRIIDHRADPLKGTTALGRIGRLKLSNRILFRLIPPENDDGGAYLLKEAAYIFLSGNMWTAGQQNKFEPVPQSTDGNFITGLQPVSDHREPEKQQAAKSEPSRPKLTILTRMKRPKGVLRAPENTVEVNCSAISDVNTNGLGTFVVDDAPGFMIYDVRYGDPGTRIQPPGKRDLLIPDREKALFQNLAAKLGLGPGRPVQKVLPEIKKYFFANFSYTLDLEIGDKTSPITEFMTKARTGHCEYFATATVLLLRAAGIPARYVSGYMAFEKSVMGDKIVVRRKHAHAWTEVFVNGRWLFFDTTPPSWTAEEESHFIRTAIPDLFSLMEYGLALLRWGNPETKKKLLWLLVPLGIMVIRRLLRKDEKKEKKSNRHEQDHGPSGPVTNNPDFYLRRLKEELVQSGFAQKNHETYEQFFIRIKEKAFSRPDIPSLMTVIQIHKQLRFGPGPISGEDLALLKSQTDRLIQKLSAPGTGAAEQSCVKNTDILK from the coding sequence ATGAAAACCATCCCCCTTACCATGGCTACGGCCCTTGTTTTCTGGGGGCACCAGACCGGGTATTTGATTCCAGCCTGTTTTATGGGCGTTGTTATCGAACTTGCCCGGTTCATAAAGGTACGATGGGATCCCTCTTTAGACCAGGTAAATAAAATCAGTGATACCTGTATGGTGTGTCTTGCCGGCACCGTTATTTATTTTGTTTCACTCGATATTGAAACAGCTTTAGTGAACATATTACGCTACCTTCCTGTTTTCGCCTTTCCTTTGATTATTGTTCAGGAATACAGTGCCGCAGGGAACATTGATGTTCGTTCCCTCTATCTGTTCAAAAAAAAGATCGTGGAGGAAACCAAAGCGATCAGAATAAATTTAAGCCTTGGGTTTATCGTCATTTGCCTGACCTCTGTGGCTGCCGTAAACAACCGCCTTTTCCCCTATTACCCCGTTGCCCTTGGCATCATTGTTGTTGTGCTCTTTTTCCAGCGAACCAAGGGGGCGGATACCCGGATATGGGTTGCGGCTGTCATTGTTGCCGCAATCATGGGATATTTCCTGCAAGCAGGCTTTCATCATGCCCAGAGGGTCATGACCCGGCGGGCCTGGAGCAGGATAATTGACCACAGAGCCGATCCGCTTAAGGGAACAACGGCCCTGGGACGAATTGGCCGTCTTAAGCTTTCCAACAGAATCCTTTTCAGGCTAATCCCCCCTGAAAATGATGATGGCGGTGCCTATCTTTTAAAAGAAGCCGCTTATATTTTTCTATCCGGCAACATGTGGACCGCCGGACAACAAAACAAATTTGAACCTGTACCACAATCAACGGACGGTAATTTTATTACCGGTCTGCAACCCGTTTCAGACCATCGGGAACCTGAAAAACAACAGGCAGCTAAATCCGAGCCGTCCAGGCCGAAGCTGACCATCCTGACCCGGATGAAAAGGCCCAAAGGGGTTTTAAGAGCCCCTGAAAACACCGTTGAGGTCAACTGCAGCGCTATTTCCGATGTCAACACAAACGGACTGGGAACATTTGTGGTTGATGACGCCCCGGGCTTTATGATCTATGATGTCCGGTATGGCGATCCCGGCACCAGAATCCAGCCACCAGGCAAACGTGACCTTCTCATCCCGGATCGGGAAAAGGCGTTATTCCAAAACCTGGCTGCTAAGCTCGGGCTTGGGCCAGGCAGACCGGTTCAAAAGGTTCTGCCGGAAATCAAAAAATATTTCTTTGCAAATTTCAGCTACACCCTTGATCTTGAAATCGGTGATAAAACATCCCCCATCACAGAATTTATGACCAAAGCCAGGACAGGGCACTGCGAATATTTTGCTACTGCCACGGTATTGCTTCTTCGTGCTGCCGGCATTCCCGCCAGGTATGTATCCGGATATATGGCCTTTGAGAAAAGCGTTATGGGCGACAAAATCGTTGTACGCAGAAAACATGCCCATGCCTGGACCGAAGTTTTTGTCAACGGCAGATGGCTCTTTTTTGACACAACCCCGCCCTCCTGGACAGCAGAAGAAGAGAGCCATTTCATAAGAACCGCGATTCCCGACCTGTTTTCCCTGATGGAATACGGATTAGCCTTGCTACGCTGGGGCAACCCGGAAACCAAAAAGAAACTGCTGTGGCTCCTGGTGCCCCTTGGCATTATGGTCATCAGGCGCTTGCTCAGAAAAGATGAAAAAAAGGAAAAAAAGAGCAACCGCCATGAACAGGACCACGGCCCGTCAGGTCCTGTGACAAATAATCCTGACTTCTATCTTCGAAGACTTAAAGAAGAACTTGTCCAGTCCGGGTTTGCCCAAAAAAACCATGAAACCTATGAACAATTTTTCATTCGAATCAAAGAAAAGGCGTTTTCCCGGCCGGACATCCCATCTCTTATGACCGTTATCCAGATTCACAAACAGCTTCGTTTTGGCCCCGGGCCCATTTCCGGCGAGGATCTGGCGCTATTAAAAAGCCAAACCGACCGATTGATTCAAAAGCTGTCCGCTCCCGGCACCGGTGCAGCAGAACAATCGTGTGTGAAAAATACGGATATTCTCAAATGA